Proteins from one Acidiphilium multivorum AIU301 genomic window:
- a CDS encoding CidA/LrgA family protein has protein sequence MRRISEFRTTGVATAVRLAAGFAVVLGCLAAGGAVAPLLPVKLPGALVGMVMLAALLAAHRGRAAVAAGEAGALLLRRYALFFVPAGVGVMTGAGALRAAWPAVAAALVVSSLLALAVTGLTMRLLLGSRASAPRAALPAAGGHE, from the coding sequence CGGTGCGGCTTGCGGCGGGGTTCGCGGTGGTGCTCGGCTGCCTTGCGGCAGGCGGCGCCGTGGCGCCGCTGCTGCCGGTGAAGCTGCCGGGGGCGCTGGTGGGCATGGTGATGCTGGCGGCGCTGCTTGCCGCGCATCGCGGGCGGGCGGCCGTCGCGGCCGGCGAGGCGGGGGCGCTGCTGCTGCGGCGCTATGCGCTGTTCTTCGTGCCGGCGGGCGTGGGGGTGATGACCGGTGCCGGCGCGCTGCGGGCGGCCTGGCCGGCGGTGGCGGCGGCGCTGGTCGTCTCCTCGCTGCTGGCGCTGGCGGTGACGGGGCTGACGATGCGGCTGCTGCTCGGGTCGCGGGCTTCGGCGCCGCGGGCGGCGTTGCCGGCGGCGGGCGGCCATGAGTGA